The Leptospira saintgironsiae genome contains the following window.
CGGAAGAAATCGTGGCGAGTTAATCGACGAAGAAGAATATCACGCTTACCTAGACGAATACGGTGACAAGTTTGTTGCTGGTATCGGTGCGGACGCGATCAAAGAACTTCTTTCTCGTATTGATGTTGATGCAGAAGCACGTATCATTCGCCAGAAGATCCAAGAAAAAGAAAAGATCTCCGATAAAAGAATCCTGAAACGTTTGGAAGTATTAGAAGCTTTCCGCGATTCAGGAAACCGTCCTGAGTGGATGGTTCTTGATGTGGTTCCGGTCATTCCTCCTGAACTTCGTCCAATGGTTCAGTTAGAAGGTGGACGTTTTGCTACTTCTGACTTGAACGATCTATATCGTCGTGTTATCAACAGAAACAACCGTCTAAAACGCCTTCTCGCGTTAAAAGCTCCTGAGATCATTGTTCGTAACGAAAAACGTATGCTCCAAGAAGCTGTAGATGCGTTATTCGATAATAGCCGCCGCAAACGTACCGTAAAAGGTAAAGGTAACAGACCTCTTAAATCCATTTCAGACATGCTGAAAGGAAAACAAGGACGTTTCCGCCAAAACCTACTCGGTAAGCGTGTGGATTACTCTGGTCGTTCCGTGATCGTAGTTGGTCCTGAGCTGAAATACCACGAGATGGGTCTTCCTAAGAAGATGGCTCTTGAGCTATTTAAACCTTTCATAATGAAACGTTTGGTGGATCTGGATTTAGCTCCTAACATCAAATCTGCTAAGAAGAAAGTAGAAGCAGAAGAAAAAGAAGTTTTCGACGTTCTTGAAACAGTTGTGAAAGAGCATCCGGTTATGTTAAACCGTGCTCCTACTCTTCACCGTTTGGGGATCCAAGCCTTCTTACCTATTCTTGTAGAAGGAAAAGCAATCAAACTTCACCCGCTTGTATGTCATGCGTTCAACGCAGACTTCGACGGTGACCAGATGGCGATCCACGTTCCACTGACTCCAAAAGCTCAGTTGGAAGTATGGATGCTCATGCTTTCTCCTCATAATATTTTGAATCCTGCAAACGGACACCCGATTTGCGGACCAACTCAAGATATCGTACTTGGAATTTATTATCTTACTTCAGAAGTTCCTTCTGAGGCGGGAGTTCCTCTTAAATCTTTTGCGAACCTCGACGAGGTAACTTACGCGATCGATAGAGGAGTGATCGAATACAGAACTAAAATTTCAGTTCTACACCAAGGTAAAATTCTGGAGACTACTCCGGGCCGTTTGATCTTCAACACGGTTCTTCCTGAAGGGTATCCGTACGTAAACCGTGCGCTTTCCGATAAAGAGACAAACAGAATTATCGCAGAAGTGTATGAGAAATATGGACCGGCTCAAACTGTTCTAATGCTCGACGATATTAAGAAATTAGGATATCGTTATGCTACTATTTTCAGCCCGACTATCTCTATCGAAGACATTCGTGTATCCCCAGGTAAAGTGACTCTTGTTGGCGATGCTAACAAAGAAGTCGAAAAGGCCGACGGAGAATATCGTAAAGGTATTATCACAAACGAAGAACGTAAGAAAAAAGTGATCGAGATCTGGACTAAAACCAACGACCTCATCACCGACTCTATGTTCAAGGAATTGGAAAAAGACAAGGGTGGATATAACCCTGTCTTCATCATGGCTGCATCCGGAGCTCGTGGATCTAAACAACAGATCCGTCAGTTGGCTGGTATGCGTGGTCTGATGGCGAAACCTTCCGGTGAAATCATCGAACTTGCAATTCGTTCCAACTTCCGCGAGGGATTGAGCGTTCTTGAATTCTTCATCTCTACTCACGGTGCTCGTAAAGGTCTTGCGGATACGGCTTTGAAAACTGCGGATGCAGGTTATCTAACTCGTCGTTTGGTGGATATTTCTCAAGACGTTATCGTTGCAGAAGATGATTGCGAAACGGAAGAATGTATCACTCTCGGAACCGTAAAAGAAGGCGAGAATGTTATCGTTTCCTTGAGCGATCGTGTATTCGGACGTTATACTGCTGAAGACATCGTTGACCCTGTTACTGAAAGTGTAGTTTATCCTAAAGGCTCTTTAATTAACAGAGAAGTAGGACAGAAACTCGAGAACCTAGGTTATGAAAAAATCAAGGTTCGTTCCCCTCTAACTTGCGAAGCTCGTTGGGGAATCTGTATTAAATGTTACGGAATGGATATGGCTCGTCTGACTCCAGCAGAGATTGGAGAAGCAGTCGGAACTATCGCGGCTCAGTCCATCGGGCAACCTGGAACTCAGTTGACGATGAGAACATTCCACATTGGTGGTGCCGCTTCCGCAAAAGTACAAGAGAAAGAACACAAAGTTGGATACCGCGCAGTCGTTAATGCGATCAACGGTAGAACTTTACAAACTAATGATAGAGGTTTGATCTTCTCTCGTCGTGGATCTATCGTAGTTCAAAGATTGATCCAACAGTTCAATTCTTCTGACTTGACCAACCTTAGAGTTGAGAACGGACAGAAAGTGGATAAGGGAGAGTTGGTTGCAACTCTTGCTTCTGGAGAGAACGTAACTTCTGACGCTCCAGGAACCATTAAAATCGCAGACGGACTCTTCAGAATTCTGGGAGAAGAAGCGGTTGTTCCTGTAAAAACTTCTACCACTCTGAACGTAAAAGTAGCACAGATTACCGAAGCTAACCAAGCATTAGGAGAATTCGACCCGTTCAACGAGATCGGAGTTACTGAAATCGAAGGAACTGCCGCATGGGTGGATCTGGAAGTTGGTAAGAACGTTCGTAGGGACGAGGACGTTAAGACATCTAACGTTAATTATAAAGTAATCGAACAACGTAGGGAAAAATTGATCCCAAGAATTGTGGTTTCTTCTGGCGGAAGCAAAGAAGAATATCTGGTTCCTGTGGATGCGATCATCTCCGTTCAAAACGGGGACAAAGTGAAAGCGGGAGATATTCTCTTCAAAATCCCAACCGTTGCAGAAAAAACCCGGGATATTACCGGTGGTCTTCCAAGGGTAGACGAACTTTTCGAAGCTCGTCGTCCTAAAGACGCAACCACTCTTGCAGAAACTGATGGAAAGATTGAAGATAATGGAGAGATCGTAAAAGAAAAACGAGTTCTCTATATCGTTCCTGATAACGAAGAGCTGGATAAAGTAAAAGTAACCATTCCAATCGGAAAACAATTACGTGTTCGTCACGGAGACTTCGTAAAACGCGGAGATCAAATGGACGATGGAAACCTGGATCCACACGATATCTTGAGAGTAAAAGGTGTTACTGCACTTCAAGTATATCTTGTGCAAGAGGTTCAAGAGGTTTATAGACTACAAGGGGTGCATATCAATGATAAGCACATCGAAGTAGTTGTTCGCCAAATGATGCGTAAGGTTTTAATTACCGATTCCGGAGACACATCTTTTGTTAACCAACAACAAGTAGATCGTTTCGCTTTCTTGGAAGAAAACAAGAGAGTGATAGCTGAAGGAGGATCTCCTGCTCAGTGTGTTCCGATCTTATTAGGTTTAACGAAAGCATCTTTGAATACTGAGTCGTTCTTCTCAGCTGCTTCCTTCCAGGAAACAACTAAGGTGTTAACTGACGCTGCAATCAAAGGAAAAACTGATAACTTAGCGGGACTTAAAGAGAACGTTATTATCGGTCACATGATCCCTGCGGGAACCGGAATGAGAAAATATCGCGACGTCGCGGTGTTCAAAGAAACTTACGGGGATCTAGATCGTCCTCTGGAAGTGGAAGAGGAAGAAATTCCGATGGCCATACCGGAAGACAGCGAGAATTAAAGGAAAGCTTTACAATAGAGCAGGGTCGGTAGAACTGGTAAAATAGGTCACCGGCCTGCTAAAAAGAAGAAACTCATGCCTACAATTAGCCAACTTATACGTCACGGCAGGAAGAAACAGGTTAACAAATCTAAATCTCCTGCATTAAAAAGTAGCCCGCAACGTCGGGGAGTGTGCACGAAGGTGACTACCTTCACACCGAAAAAACCGAACTCAGCTTTAAGAAAAGTTGCAAGGGTTCGTTTAACAACCGGTATTGAAGTGACCGCTTATATTCCCGGTGAGGGACATAACCTGCAAGAGCACAACGTTGTTCTGATCCGCGGGGGAAGGGTAAAAGACCTTCCAGGGGTTCGTTATCATATTATCCGTGGTACCTTGGATACTCTCGGTATCGATAAACGTCGTAAGAGTCGTTCTAAGTATGGAACGAAAAAACCTAAGGCGTAAGGGAGTTAGGAATGTCTAGAAGAAGAGGAAAAGTAGAACCACGCAAGATCCAACCGGATTCGGTTTATGGAGATGCAAACATCGCGAAGTTTATCAACTGCTTGATGTTGGACGGAAAAAAATCCGTAGCAGAATCTTTGTTTTACGACGCTCTGGATTTGATCCAAAAGAAAACTGGAAACGATCCTTACGTTACTTTTAAAGAAGCATTAGAAAACGTTAAACCACAAGTGGAAGTAAAATCCCGCCGCGTGGGTGGTGTAACTTACCAAGTTCCGATCGAAGTTCGTCCGGAAAGACGTTTAGCTCTTGGAATCAGATGGTTGATCCGTTATTCCAGGGACAGAAACGAAAAAGGTATGGCTAACAAGCTTGCAGCAGAATTTATCGAGGCTCAAAAAGGCACCGGAGCTGCAATTAAGAAGAAAGAAGATATCCGTAAAATGGCAGATGCTAACAAAGCATTCAGCCACTATCGCTGGTAAGAATCTTTTAACTTATAGTTTGCGGTTGCATGAGACCGCGAACAAGTTTGATGAAGGGACTCTAAAAGAGTCCCTTTTTTATTTCTTCAAGCCTAATCGGGCCAGTAACCTGTTTCTTTTAAATGGACAAAAGAATTTCCCGGGACAGAATCAGGTCATGGGACAAAAACTTTCTATCTTATATCTTTTCTTTTTAATATTCGCGCTTTCCTGCGGGGGACCGTATGTAAAAATTCCGGATTCCGTCGAACTAGGAAAGGAATATCCTTTTCCTGAAGAAGAATCTATCGCGCAGCGGACTCTGGAACTCACTCTAACTTCGCTTAAAGAATCATATAAAGATGGAGCCGTTGTAAGAAGAGACGCGCATCCGAAACACCATGGATGTGTAGCCGCTACCTTTACCGTAAAAAAAGATCTAGACGCTCAGTATAACTTAGGAGTTTTCCAATCTGGGAAATCCTATCAAAGTTTAGTTCGTTTCTCTAACGGATCTCAAAAACCTAAAGCTGACTTAGAAGGTGATATTCGTGGGGTCGGGATCAAACTTTTTGACGTTCCCGGAAAAAAGATTTTAGT
Protein-coding sequences here:
- the rpoC gene encoding DNA-directed RNA polymerase subunit beta', with amino-acid sequence MRSNNDFESITIRLASPERIKEWSYGEVKKPETINYRTLKPERDGLFCEKIFGTTKDWECYCGKFKSIRYKGVVCDKCGVEVTHSKVRRERMGHIELAAPVSHIWYYRSVPSRMGLLLDMTINQLKSVLYFEKYVIIDPADTGRNRGELIDEEEYHAYLDEYGDKFVAGIGADAIKELLSRIDVDAEARIIRQKIQEKEKISDKRILKRLEVLEAFRDSGNRPEWMVLDVVPVIPPELRPMVQLEGGRFATSDLNDLYRRVINRNNRLKRLLALKAPEIIVRNEKRMLQEAVDALFDNSRRKRTVKGKGNRPLKSISDMLKGKQGRFRQNLLGKRVDYSGRSVIVVGPELKYHEMGLPKKMALELFKPFIMKRLVDLDLAPNIKSAKKKVEAEEKEVFDVLETVVKEHPVMLNRAPTLHRLGIQAFLPILVEGKAIKLHPLVCHAFNADFDGDQMAIHVPLTPKAQLEVWMLMLSPHNILNPANGHPICGPTQDIVLGIYYLTSEVPSEAGVPLKSFANLDEVTYAIDRGVIEYRTKISVLHQGKILETTPGRLIFNTVLPEGYPYVNRALSDKETNRIIAEVYEKYGPAQTVLMLDDIKKLGYRYATIFSPTISIEDIRVSPGKVTLVGDANKEVEKADGEYRKGIITNEERKKKVIEIWTKTNDLITDSMFKELEKDKGGYNPVFIMAASGARGSKQQIRQLAGMRGLMAKPSGEIIELAIRSNFREGLSVLEFFISTHGARKGLADTALKTADAGYLTRRLVDISQDVIVAEDDCETEECITLGTVKEGENVIVSLSDRVFGRYTAEDIVDPVTESVVYPKGSLINREVGQKLENLGYEKIKVRSPLTCEARWGICIKCYGMDMARLTPAEIGEAVGTIAAQSIGQPGTQLTMRTFHIGGAASAKVQEKEHKVGYRAVVNAINGRTLQTNDRGLIFSRRGSIVVQRLIQQFNSSDLTNLRVENGQKVDKGELVATLASGENVTSDAPGTIKIADGLFRILGEEAVVPVKTSTTLNVKVAQITEANQALGEFDPFNEIGVTEIEGTAAWVDLEVGKNVRRDEDVKTSNVNYKVIEQRREKLIPRIVVSSGGSKEEYLVPVDAIISVQNGDKVKAGDILFKIPTVAEKTRDITGGLPRVDELFEARRPKDATTLAETDGKIEDNGEIVKEKRVLYIVPDNEELDKVKVTIPIGKQLRVRHGDFVKRGDQMDDGNLDPHDILRVKGVTALQVYLVQEVQEVYRLQGVHINDKHIEVVVRQMMRKVLITDSGDTSFVNQQQVDRFAFLEENKRVIAEGGSPAQCVPILLGLTKASLNTESFFSAASFQETTKVLTDAAIKGKTDNLAGLKENVIIGHMIPAGTGMRKYRDVAVFKETYGDLDRPLEVEEEEIPMAIPEDSEN
- the rpsG gene encoding 30S ribosomal protein S7 — its product is MSRRRGKVEPRKIQPDSVYGDANIAKFINCLMLDGKKSVAESLFYDALDLIQKKTGNDPYVTFKEALENVKPQVEVKSRRVGGVTYQVPIEVRPERRLALGIRWLIRYSRDRNEKGMANKLAAEFIEAQKGTGAAIKKKEDIRKMADANKAFSHYRW
- the rpsL gene encoding 30S ribosomal protein S12, which translates into the protein MPTISQLIRHGRKKQVNKSKSPALKSSPQRRGVCTKVTTFTPKKPNSALRKVARVRLTTGIEVTAYIPGEGHNLQEHNVVLIRGGRVKDLPGVRYHIIRGTLDTLGIDKRRKSRSKYGTKKPKA